Proteins co-encoded in one Arachis hypogaea cultivar Tifrunner chromosome 13, arahy.Tifrunner.gnm2.J5K5, whole genome shotgun sequence genomic window:
- the LOC112737904 gene encoding transcription factor TCP4: protein MGETQHHRPTSSRLGMRAVAGGGGGGGGEIVEVQGGHIVRSTGRKDRHSKVCTAKGPRDRRVRLSAHTAIQFYDVQDRLGYDRPSKAVDWLIKKAKAAIDELAELPAWKPTATTTTVAAAAAAASNSNVAVQQQKLREEEENQQLNQIVHRQSTTVDDAMEASGSRKATALVGGSGRISEFQPQHLNDDNGSSGKYNSGGSGFFPPTLDTDIADTIKSFFPMVGPGEVATTTSSFHNYPPPPDLLSRTTSGGSNHNHHHHHHHHQQQDLRLSLQSFQDPSILLQHHQQQQQQPPHQQHVHEQVLFAGTTALAFDGGSSGWSEQQHHQEEQEHGRLQRMVAWNNAAADASSSGHASGFIFNSSATAAVPSPAMFGHGQFFPQRGPLQSSNTPSFRAWIDPSSIATAAMTVDHHHYLSPAAIHQASIGFAGSSSGSFSGFRIPARIQGAEEHDGVSDKPSSASSDSRH from the coding sequence ATGGGAGAAACACAGCACCACCGTCCAACATCGTCAAGACTTGGGATGAGGGCCGTGgccggaggaggaggaggaggagggggagaAATTGTGGAGGTCCAAGGAGGCCACATTGTGCGGTCCACCGGCCGGAAGGACCGACACAGCAAGGTCTGCACAGCCAAGGGCCCGAGGGACCGCCGTGTGCGACTCTCCGCACACACCGCCATCCAGTTCTACGACGTTCAGGACCGACTCGGCTACGACCGCCCAAGCAAGGCCGTCGACTGGCTCATCAAGAAAGCAAAGGCCGCCATCGACGAGCTCGCGGAGCTCCCCGCATGGAAACCAACTGCCACTACCACGACcgtcgccgccgccgccgccgcggCCTCGAACTCAAATGTTGCTGTTCAGCAGCAGAAGCTCCGGGAGGAGGAGGAAAACCAACAGCTGAATCAAATCGTCCACCGCCAATCGACCACGGTGGACGACGCTATGGAAGCTTCTGGTAGCCGAAAGGCTACCGCACTGGTTGGTGGCAGTGGAAGAATCTCGGAATTTCAACCGCAACATTTGAACGACGATAACGGTAGTAGTGGCAAATACAACAGTGGCGGTTCTGGTTTCTTTCCGCCGACTTTGGACACTGATATAGCTGATACCATTAAGTCTTTCTTTCCGATGGTGGGGCCGGGGGAGGTTGCAACAACGACGTCGTCCTTTCATAACTATCCTCCACCGCCGGATTTGCTTTCGCGTACAACTAGCGGCGGAagcaaccacaaccaccaccatcaccatcaccatcaccaacaGCAAGATCTGCGGCTCTCGCTGCAGTCTTTCCAGGACCCATCGATTCTTCTTCAGCACCAccaacaacagcagcagcagccgCCACACCAACAGCATGTTCACGAGCAAGTGCTCTTCGCCGGAACCACCGCACTAGCGTTCGACGGCGGTTCTTCCGGATGGTCTGAACAGCAGCACCACCAAGAGGAACAGGAGCATGGACGATTGCAGAGAATGGTGGCTTGGAATAATGCCGCTGCAGATGCTAGTAGCAGTGGCCATGCCAGTGGATTCATCTTCAACTCGTCGGCGACGGCGGCTGTGCCGTCTCCTGCGATGTTTGGCCATGGCCAGTTTTTTCCTCAGAGGGGACCCCTTCAGTCCAGTAACACCCCTTCGTTTCGTGCTTGGATAGATCCTTCTTCGATCGCCACGGCTGCCATGACTGTGGATCACCACCACTATCTTTCACCGGCCGCGATCCATCAAGCTTCTATTGGGTTTGCCGGCTCTTCTTCCGGTAGCTTCTCTGGCTTCCGCATACCAGCACGAATTCAGGGTGCGGAGGAGCACGACGGCGTATCTGACAAGCCGTCCTCTGCTTCCTCCGATTCTCGCCATTGA